In the Desulfuromonas sp. DDH964 genome, TCCAGAGAGGGTCGACCTCTGTCATGTACGCCAGGTCGAAGCCTTCCTGCTCAAGGCAGGGAAAGTCCACGAACAGATCCATGATCGCGAAGACCGGCAGGATGTAATAGTGCGCCTGTTGGAACACCTGCGAGCCACCCGAAACGTCCTGATCATCGATGGAGCCGTTTAGAAGACCCGGCTGGGGATTGCTCATGGAGGTCCCCATCGAGGGGAAACAGTAGGCGTCATGGACGGTCTCGATCATTCTGGCCGGCTCGTAAAAGCTCGCCGTGACCCCGATGGTGAGGCTTCCACCATTGAAGCAGGCGCAGACCGGAGGTGAGGTGTTTTCCACAGGGACCTGCCCCTGGCTGTTACCCAGGGTAAGTTTCCCCCCGAACTGGATTGGGAAAATGCACTGCCAGCAAATATCCGTGACCGGGTTGATCGGTCTTGAGTCGCACTTCCCCCAGGCGCCGCCCGGAAAAAGAAAGCTACTGAACAGAAGAACGAGAATCAGGGATCTCAATTTCCTTAACCTCCATCAGGCGGCCTTTCCTGCTGATGACCGAAGGGACTGCGGCCAGCTTGAATCGCTCAAGGATGCGCCTGCCCGCATAAAACACGGCTCGGCCAAGTTGCTCCCCAACCCTTGAAAAGGCTCCTTGGGTCAGAAGAATCTGCGAGCCCGGCTCGCTCAGGAGCGAGGACCTCTTCAGCCAGTCCAACTGCTCGGGGTCATCTCCATCCAGAACCACGAGAGTCTGGTTGAAAGGAACGTAATCCAGAGGATTGAAGCGGTAACCACGGGGATAGAGAATTCCACCTCGCCCATCCGGCACATCGAATTCCAAGGTGTAGGTCATATCCACCAGAAAAGAGCGATCATGCGTGGCCCTCGGCAACGGAACCAGGTTCGACGGCCTGAAATCTTCGGGCTTTTCTTTGTCCAGAATGGACCGCCAGTTGACGTCCTTCGCTCTTTCCTCGATCTCCGTCAGAGCGTCGCGCTCCACGATAGGATAAACCTGACCAACCGTGCCGATGACTTTGGCTTGAGCTGGCGAGACGGCCAGAAAGCAGAGCACCAGAACCGGAATGGCCATTTTCAACGGAGCAATGTTCATCGTATCTGCTCGTAGTGGTCCTGAATCTTCTGCTGTACGGTGGTCTGGGCGTCCTGAATCTTCTGGGAGAGATTTTGCTGGATGTCCCCGAAGTATTCGGTCAGGTCAATCCGGGAAAAATCGAGCTGCTGAAATTCCTGCGGAGTGAATCCTCGGCAATTGGGGTTTTCGGCGGTGCCCCAGCCGCCACTGGGTCCGAAAGCCTTGAGTTGCGGCCTTCCCTGCTCCTGAACGATTCTTGCCATCTTCGAGTTGAAGCAGCAGAACCGCTTGGCTCGTTGCACGCAGCCGACGAATTTCCACTTCCGCTCGCAGACCGTCCCCAGATAATGGCAGTAGTCGGAGTTGGCCAGCATGGCGGTTTCGATATCCTCCGGGGAACACCCGTTGCCGAACATGACCTTCATCACCACCATGACCACGATGGCGATAGCGATCGTGGTGGGATTGAACAGGGCGCTTGCGTAGGACGACAGACCCGAAGTCACCGTGCCTGTCGTAGTCGCGGCACCAGCGGTCGCTGTGCCTTGGGCGGCCATGACGCCCGAGGCGGTTGCGGTCCCGGATGCGTAAGAAGCAGCGATGGTGCCGTTTGCCATGTTGTAGACCACGACCTGTCCGCCGTATTCCACGGCGGCCATGGCTCCGGTAGAGATCTGGTAGGAGTAGTAGCCAACCTGGGCCATTTCGTAGGCTGTTGAAATGGCGGAGGCCACGTTGTTGATTCTGCTCCCGGTGGTGGAGTCCATCAGGACGGGATCGCTGCTGTCACAACAGTCGTTCGCGTACCCGACGGACAGACCGGGAGGCCGGCAACGGGTTCCTTTGCCGCTGAAGATGTAGATCTCGCCAAGACAGTTTCCGTTGGCGTCCACCTGGCCATCGTTCTGAAGCATGGGGTCTTCGCTTGGCAGCAGCGACACGTCATTGGAGGGGTTCGCCACATCGATGCAGGGGTTGGGCGAACATTGAGGAGTCGCAGCCCCTGTGTCGAGGCAGGAGTATTCTCCCAGCGGGCAGGAATAGGTTTGCAGATCACACTTGCCCGTGGCCTGGTCATAGGTGCCAGTCGAACAGGTTGGTGTTGCCGTTGACGGGGTGAAACAGACACTCAAAGTCGGGTCATACTGCGCTCCGCCACACCCGGAAGTGAAGGGGGCTTCGCACCGGTTTCGCGACTCGATGTAGGTGAAGCCTGGAAGCGAACAGGTCTGCTCAATGATCGGCTCAGCGAAATCCCTCTGGCAATCGGTGGGCTGCACCGGGCAAAACCACTGGGAGGTGTCCTGCCCCCACAAAGGAGCTGAATAACAGGCCGCTGTTTCCCCTGCGGCGTCGGCGAAGCCATCACCATTGAGATCCGCACCGCAAGACATGACCGCCAGGGCGTTGATCGGCGCTCCCAGGATGAAGCAAACCAGAACAATAAAGGCGACCGCTCTTCTCATTTTGGCACCCCGTCAGAGCAAATGGTGTCCTGACCGGCCAGTCTGAGCATCTGCATGATGGTCGCCGCCTCGGCAAACTCGTTGAGGCACTGGCAGTCCTTGAGGATCTCCTCGCCCGGTTCGGTGGGACACCGGTCGTCGAAACAGGTGTGATACAGAATGTCGTAGCTGTCTGTGCTGGTCTTGAATTGCTCGGAATGTCCGGCGAGGACAGCTTGAGTGTCTTGTGTGGGCCGCCTGGTTTTACAGGCTTTCTCGCATTCGTCGTGATCGGGCAAATCCATCAGTCCGATGGTTCCGGAGGAGGAGACCCAGCCTCCGTTGCTCCGTTGCATATCCTGATAGCTGGCCGATGAGCTGCCAGTTGTCAGCGATCCGACGACCTGCCCGTATCTGGTCTTGGTGTCCGAAAAGTCGTAGACAGGCGATGAGCAGAAATAGATTCGTTCCTTGAGCCACCAGTCCTGAGTGATGGTCTCGGTACAATCCCCCTGGGTGAGGGTTTTCGATGAAGGCAGAGGCGTCAGACTGGTCGGGTTGGCGCTGTGGTAGGCTTGAACCCCGTCCACCTTCTCCTCCTGCAGCGAGCAATCGGCGCGGGAAGACAGGGCGGCGCACCCATCAAGGACGCTGGACTCGATGACACAGCGATCCGGCTTGAGACGGATACGCACGAAAGCGTAACCCTCCCCGCCTCCGGTTACGGAAACGCGGATCTTGGTCTGGATCTCTCCGTGGGTCTGGAAATAGCTGGTGACGTCCTGGTTCGGATTCCGGTTCCAGCTCGTGCTCAGTTCGCACGCTCCCGCCGTTTCCGGGGGAAAGTTGTTGTTCGGCCCGCTCCAGACCTTGGTGCCGCCGATCCAGATTTGCATGTAATCGTCCCATTTGGCGCGAACGATCGTGGCTGACTGGATCAGGTCCGGCTGTTTGACAAAAACCCGGAAATTCTTCTCAAAGATGGCGCATCGTCCACTCCAGTAGTTGTCCCCAACCTGGCCGAGAATGACGTCGATACAGTCCGGGCCGCAGTACTGGACGGCTCCGGTTCCACCCAGGGGAACGATCACATCGTTGATATTCGGTTTGCTCATGGTGATCAGACGACGCACATCGCAGACATTCTGCTGCTGGTTCGTGTTGAACCCGCTGACCAGATTGTAGAGACTGCTGGAATCACTGGACTGGGCCATGGCCATGCTTTGGGCTTGGCCGGGGATCGCCAAAGGATTGTTCAGGTAAGCCGTCTGTGGTGGCGGGACTGGAGACGCTGCTGAAGGCGCTCCACTTGCGTCCGTTGTGCGCGAGGCGTCCTGCCCGTAATAGGAGATCGTCGTGCTGTCGAGCCTCACGTCAGAAACCGTGAACCCCGCGTTCGCTTGTTGCATAGCCCCCACAACCCCGCCGCCGAGGTCCCTCAGAATGACCTGGGCATTGCTCCAGACCAGGTTGCTGCCGCAGTCGCTGTTGATGCAGTAACAGCCACCAACGTTATCCGGGGAGGTCCCCTGCAGGTTGACCCGGCCGGTGGAGTCTGCCGCCCAGAGATAGTGCTGGCAATCTGTCCAGGTCCCTGGAGCGCAGGCAATGATCCCATTGGCGCAGACCCCGGAGACCGGATAAGGAAGCCGATACGAATAATCGGTGGTGCCGTCGAAATTAAGATCCTCCCCGACGATCACGGTCGAGAGATCACCGGTTGGGCCGGGCTGCATGAAGACTTCGAGGAATTTCCTGGAACTGGGAAAGGAAAGCTGCCCGGGGAAAGCCGTACTGCCGTCCACGGTCTCAAGCGGAGACTCGGAGGAGGTCACCGGATTGAGGATGTTTTGCCGCAGCAAATCCTGAGAGCCAAACTTGCCTCGGATCGTCTCCCCGGCCGCTTGGCCCGCTGACTGGCCGGTGGCCATGTCTCCTGTCGCGGCCCCGAGTGAATTCGGGGGAAACAGGCTCAGTGTCGCGAAACTAGCGGCGACGATATTTGTCCACCATCGCTTTGATAGCTTCGGCATAGGACAA is a window encoding:
- a CDS encoding TraU family protein, with the protein product MRSLILVLLFSSFLFPGGAWGKCDSRPINPVTDICWQCIFPIQFGGKLTLGNSQGQVPVENTSPPVCACFNGGSLTIGVTASFYEPARMIETVHDAYCFPSMGTSMSNPQPGLLNGSIDDQDVSGGSQVFQQAHYYILPVFAIMDLFVDFPCLEQEGFDLAYMTEVDPLWSNDALAFLINPEALLFANPASQLSCIPDSTAANLGYPLDSLFWCMGSWGSAYPLSGTISERNATTANAGLAARMLFKLSREMLLWDTASNACGPVMAPIWRKSHYRLQIARPVKGNDCIPIGRSDLLWGSGKNPPGGAGPNAPDNFLWILTRKNKCCIGYSP
- the traN gene encoding conjugal transfer protein TraN; the protein is MRRAVAFIVLVCFILGAPINALAVMSCGADLNGDGFADAAGETAACYSAPLWGQDTSQWFCPVQPTDCQRDFAEPIIEQTCSLPGFTYIESRNRCEAPFTSGCGGAQYDPTLSVCFTPSTATPTCSTGTYDQATGKCDLQTYSCPLGEYSCLDTGAATPQCSPNPCIDVANPSNDVSLLPSEDPMLQNDGQVDANGNCLGEIYIFSGKGTRCRPPGLSVGYANDCCDSSDPVLMDSTTGSRINNVASAISTAYEMAQVGYYSYQISTGAMAAVEYGGQVVVYNMANGTIAASYASGTATASGVMAAQGTATAGAATTTGTVTSGLSSYASALFNPTTIAIAIVVMVVMKVMFGNGCSPEDIETAMLANSDYCHYLGTVCERKWKFVGCVQRAKRFCCFNSKMARIVQEQGRPQLKAFGPSGGWGTAENPNCRGFTPQEFQQLDFSRIDLTEYFGDIQQNLSQKIQDAQTTVQQKIQDHYEQIR